The genomic stretch TGGGGGTACTGGCACCGGCTCGGCTCCGATAATCGCTGAAATGGCCAAGAAGAGCGGGGCGCTCACTATCGCCGTGGTGACCAAACCATTTTCTTTCGAAGGTACGCACCGGAACAAGACCGCGGAAGAAGGCATCAAGGCCTTGATGCAGAACGTAGATACCCTGATTATTATCCCCAACGACCGTCTGCTCGACTTGTGTGACCAGAAAACGAGCGTGGACGGGGCATTCCGCCTGGCGGATGAAGTGCTGCACCATGGTGTGCAGTCAATTGCCGAGGTTATCACCGTACCCGGCCTGATTAATCTGGACTTCGCTGATGTACGGACGATAATGAAAGACGCCGGTCCGGCCTGGATGTCCATCGGGCGGGGGACGGGACAGAACCGCGCCATAGATGCCGCCAGAGAAGCCCTGGCCAGCCCGCTGCTGGATGTATCCGTGCACGGCGCCAAGGGTGTGCTCTTCAACATCGCCGGCGCGTCTCTCACCTTATTTGAGGTCAATAATGCCGCTGAGATAATCCGGCAGGCGGTGGACCCGCAGGCCAACGTAATATTCGGCGTAATGCTGGACCCCAACATGGGCAATGATGTTCGGCTTACCCTGGTTGCTACTGGTTTCCAGTCCAGGGAGGACATGGCCGGAGATGTCAAAGAAAAAGAGTTGACCCGTCTGCTTAAGGGCATCGGGGATGATGAACTGGATACGCCTTCCTTCGCCCGGCAGCGTACCGCTTATCAGCCTTCCAGGACCAGTCCCGGCAGGAGAAACTAACACTACTATTAGGAACAGGAAAGGAGCGCCCTAGTGACAATTATTGATGTTGCCATTAACCAGGACAGGACTTGCATGAGCCAGCTGATGAAGAAATTCGTAGGCAACCGGTGCTGCCTGGGACTGCTCAGGTTTTTCGCGATACACCCCAACGGACGGTTCAGCCACCTGGCGGTGGTACATGCCATCGATGAAGCCGGGAGCCGACTGGAAGTAGAACAGGCGTTGAAACAGATGGCCGATGAAGGCTTGCTTTCGCCGGTTAGTGAAAACGGAAATGTCTTTTACAGGCTGACCAAGGAAGAGGCAACCCGGAAGCTGATACTGAACGTGGCGCTCCTGGACTGGCGTGATTGGCAGTTGGTACTGGAGCATGTGTAGTCGGCCACACTAAAAAAGCGGAAAAGAAGGGCTTTCCTGGCCGGTCCGGGGATATAATAATAGAAACAGAGACACCGGTTAGGCTATAATAGAAAGAAAAGAACCGGCAAAGGAAAGAATATAATGGGCAGAAAAGCAGAAAAACAATCACAGCGCAGGTCATATAAAGAAGCATTCAAAGACGTGAAGCACGGGCATGGTACCCGGCCTGTAAGAAAGAAACAGGAATCGGCTCTGGGCAGATAATCACAAACCAAGGGTCGCTTCCTCTTAATGGAGGGATAATCATGACAACTGGAACGGTAATGCGTCTGGTTGGTGAGCATGGCTATGGTTTTGTCTCCAGCAACGCTGGAAAAGATATATTTTTCCATTACAGTCAGCTTGAAGGCATTAAATTCGGGGCTCTTAAAGAAGGGCAAAACGTAAGCTATAAGGTGGGGTTGGGAGAGAAGGGACTCGTGGCTAAAGACGTTAAGTTGTGCCGGTCGATATAATAGCGTCCGCTACAACGATAAACTGGACCGGGGCCGACTAAAAAGAGGCGGTTCCGGAGGGGTGGGGAAAGAGCCTTAAGCCGCTGCAAAGGCGCGGCGGAAAAAAGAATAAGGAACACTGAAGAAAGTCTGCTAATGCAGGCTTTCTCTTTTGTGCGCGGTTTTTTTCGGCCGGTACAAAAAAGTATTGAAAGAGGGGTTAGGCATACGCTCCGTCATCATAGCACCAACAACGATAATGACCGCAAGTCTAAAAATAACCTGCTGCGTTTTCACGGGGACGCCGCTTCTTCCGCGGTGGAAGAAGCGGCCATCAATTACCAGTCCCCGTCAATAATAGCGGCGGGGGCCAACGCGCAAAGCGTGTCTATCCTGGCCACAATGGTCAATCTGTGCCTGTCCCTGGTATGCATCAAAGCGCCGGCGCTTATCGAGCGTCTGGGACAGACCAAGCGCGGCGCCGTAATCCTCAGCTTTTTAAACTTGCTGGTATGGGTACCGCTTATCCTGGCTTTCCTGTTGTCCAACATGGGCATTACGCCGGTTTGGCTGGCTATGCTGTGGCTGGTAAACGTCATGCCTGGGATACTGCTAAGTTTCCAACGGGACAACTGGATGTCCAACATCGTGCCGCCGCAGACTTTGGGACGTTATCTGGGACAGCGCCTGGCAATAAAGAGCGCTTTTTACCTGGGCGCTTTCTGCCTGCTGGGGTTCATGCTGGATGCTCAGGGAGAGAAAAGCCTGATAAGCTTCGCCTTCATATTTATTATCGCGCTGGTGATGTCCGCGTTTGATTTTGTCATTTTCACCCATATGCACGAGCCGGTGAAGAAAGAGCCCGTGAAACCGGCGCCGGAACCGCCTGTAATAAAATTCGGCCTGTTCAGCTATATAAAGGAGTTAAAAGAGAAGAAACTCAACTTGTTCATCGGATTTACATCTTTGTTCTACCTTACGGTTGGATTGACCGGGCCGCTGTACGCGGTGTATATGCTGGAGGAGAAACATTTCACCTACCTGAGTTTTACGGTTATTATCGCCACGGAGTACCTGGCCAGGGTGGTCAGCGCGCCTTTCTGGGGTAAATATGCGGATAAAAAGGGCAATATCAAGGTGCTGGGCATCGTTTCCCGCATCATTCCAGCCGTCCCCATCGCCTGGCTGTTCTGCTCCAACATCGGTTACCTGGCCGCGGTCCAGATGATATCAGGCATATGCTGGGGAGCTTTCGACCTGTCCACCCAGAGCTACCTGTATAAAGTAGCGCCACCGGCGAAAAAGCTGAAATACATCGTCTATACCCGCTGTCTGATACTGCTTTCCACCGCCGTGGGCGGCTTAATCGGCGCTTACCTGGTCGATGGCGTTTTCATGATTTTCGGCAGCCGGCTACTGACCATCTTTATGATTTCCGGCTTCTTCCGGGCGGTGGTGGTAATGTACTTGATACCAAAATTGGTGGACCTGGCGGTATCCTACGGCAAACCCAAGTCGCCCCCTAAAGTTGAAATGGCGGTGCCCGGGACGCCCGTGACATCCAGGCGCGGCCTGTTTTATCAACAGCAGGAGTTAGCTGAAGAGCAGGTAAATTCTCCGGTCATCGAGTATAACGCGGTCAAGCTTTCCGCTGACCTGGAGGCGATGCGGCAACATAACCGGCTGCTGGAAGAGAGGCTGGCTAAAGCCCAGACGGCTAAAGAGGAAATACTTGCGCTGTCTAAAAATTTGCGGCGGAGCCAGCGGCGGACCTGGGTAACGGAAAAATTAATACAGCCGAATATCATCAAACAAGAAGCTGTTATGCCGGCTAAAAGTGTGCTGAATACCACACGTCGCAATTGGGCGGCCGCGGCCACCCCTGCAAAAGAGAAAAAGGTATCAGACCGCCCGGTGGTGTCAAAATCGTCACGCCGCCCCTGGTTCGGCGATTCGGAGATAGCCGCGGCTTATACCGCCAGAACAGCCGAGCCTGTATTACTGATGCCGAAAAAGGACATGGGTCGTACCGGTGCCGGCAATGGTCTTTACCACGATAATGCCGGCTGGACGAACTATCTTAGAGAAACGATGCAGTCCGTGATGCGGGAAAATCGCGACCTCAAAGCGGTGCCTGATATCAAGCCGGCGCCGATAGTGAGTACTGTACCTGCGAGAGTGTGCCGTCCGGAAAAGCTGCCGTTCCAAGGCAAACTGCCGGAACTGGTAAAGGTGCCGGTCTATCTGCGCTAAAGTCCGTGCTGAATAGCTAAAACGGCCGCCCGGGTGCGGTCCGCCACGCCGAGTTTGGCGAGGATAGCGCTCACGTGGTTGCGTACCGTACCCTCGGATAAATACAATTTATCCGCGATGTCCGCGTTGCTCAAGCCCCTGGCTATCAAACGCAGCACTTCCGTTTCCCTTTCGGTAAGGATATCGGTGATAAGTGTGGTCGGCTGGTTCTGGTGGCTGGAAGCCTGGCGCAATACCTTCCCCGCCACAGAGGGATCCACGTACGTTTTACCGGCCACCGTGCCCCTTATCGCCTTGACTACCTCCTCCCGGGAGGTGTCCTTCAGCAGATAGCCGGACGCTCCCGCCCGGATGGCATCTAGTACCCATTCGTCATCGTCATAGGTGGTCAGCACCAGGACTTTAACGGCGGGATATTCGGTACGTATCTGCCCGGTGGCTTCAATACCGTTCATCACCGGCATCTTGAGGTCCATCAACACCAGGTCAGGTGCTTTTTCCGCCACCAGCCTGACGGCCTCGGCGCCATCGCTCGCCAGGCCTATTACGTCAATATCCCGTTCGAGCTTCAGGAGCATTTCCAGTCCGTCCCGGACAATCGCCTGGTCGTCGCAGATAATTATTTTCATCAGCATCCCTTATTATATCGTTAGCTGCACGGTAGTGCCATTTCCCGGTTCGCCGGTTATTTTTAGTTCGGCGGCCATGAGCTGTGCTCTTTCCTGCATCACGGTAATCCCAAAATGCGCTGTTTTTTCACTTTTATTGATATCAAAGCTGATGCCGTCATCATGCACCGTTAGCACTGTTTTACCCTGTATAGACTCCAGTTTTACCGCGAGGTTTGTAGCGCGGGCGTGCTTTACCGCGTTGGTTACCGCTTCTTGCGCGATGCGGTAAATGCCCTGCTCCAGGTCCGGCGAGAGTACCGGCAGGCTTTTTGTAATGGACAGATCCAGGGCAAGTTTGGCGCGCGCTGCCGCGTCTTCCGCCATGGTTTTTAATGCCATCGCCAGCCCCAGGTCATCCAGGGGGCTGGCGCGGAGCGCCTTAAGCGCCCGCCGCGTTTCTTCCAGCCCGGCATGGGCGGCGGTTAAAGACTTGTCCAGTAGCAAGCGTGCCGCCGGCGGGTCGATATCCCAGTAGGCTTTTACCGTCTCCAACTGGACGGACAGGCCGCTTAAGGAATGCGCCAGGGTATCGTGCAACTCACGGGCCAGCCGGTTGCGTTCCCGGCTTGTGGTAAGCTGCTCCAGAGTGCCGGCGTAATGGGTCAATCGCAGATTGGCGGCTTCCAGGGACTCCTGCTGACGCCTTATCCGGCTCATCAAATAGCTGATGGAAAAGCCCACCGCCAGGTAAACGACAGCCTGAATCAGGGTAATCACCATCATTCCCTGAAAAGGCGGCGAACCGCGGTCAGACGAAGACCACATCGAAAGGAAATTCAGCCCCATAATCCCCAGGATGACGAATAGCATATACTGCCATTTATACTGCCAGGCAACCAGCAACAGACCGGTGAAGAGAAATGGGAGTATCGCCAGCACCTGTCCTTCCGGCAGGACGAAGCGGGGGCCGAGGGGAGACATTCGGCTGATAAGCTGATTCACGATGACCGGCATCACCGTGATGATGAAAATCATCAGCGGCAGGAAAGCCTTTTGCAGTGTTTCCTGCGCCCATCTCCAGTAACTCAGTCCCAGACAGAAAACGGCGATGTAACCCAGCAGCAGATAATAGTCCAGATTGCGAGGTTGCTGGCTCCAGAACGATTTACTGAGGATAGCCAGTATCACCAGATAGCCTATCCACAGGAAAGAGGTGAAGCGGATAAGACGTATCACATCCGGGCTGGGCGTAGTCCTTTTCATAATTACATTATAATGCCTGGTCAACTTCTACGCATGTGACTCAACTCATGTCGCCCTGTGGCAGCCCATGACTTTTGTCATTACAACACGTTCAAAAAGTCATGCTGAAACAGGCGGTTTGGTGATACATCTCACTATTGCCGCGGTTCCGCTGCATCTTATGCTTAAGATAGATACGCTTATTAGGCTTGTCAAGGGAGGAAAAAATTGAAAAGGAAAATTACTATTGCATTGATACTGGCATTGCTGGTTATCATGGTGATGACGGCCACGCTGTCGGGTTGCGGCTCGTCTGAAAGCACGTCCACCGGCCAGAACCAGACATACACGGTCCAGCGGGGGAATATCTCCGAGGATATCACGGCGGCGGGCAACCTGGCCCTTTCCACCGTGGAAGACCTGACTTTTGATTTATTTTACCAGAAAGGTACGGTTGCCTCGGTGAATGTAGCCGTCGGGGACACGGTCACTAAAGGAGACGTTTTAGCCAGCCTGGACACTTCGGAATGGAATGACCAGATACAGGCGCTGGAAGATGCTCTGACCGCCGCCCAACGGGATGTCACCACTAAACAGCGGGCCCTGATTACCGCCCAGCGGCAGGTGGCCAACGCGGAGCAGGCCATTACTACCGCTCAGAACCAGGTAACGGCCAAGCAGCTCGCCCTGCGGCAGGCGCAGCTTAATCTGGAAACAGCCCAGTATAATCTTGCCGCCATCGCTGATATAAAAGACCAGCAGGACATTATAGATAGAGATACCAACCTGCTTGAATTTATCGAAACCAAGCTGCTGGAATCAGTCAGCCCCAGCGCCAATCCCCTGGATTTTCAATTCTGGACCAATGAAAAGGCGCGGGTGACGGCGGAGCTTGCTGCTGCCCAGAAAGAATTGAGAGACATTCTGGCCGGGAACAGCATCAATGTATCTACCACGGTGGCGCTCCAGGTGGTTAGCCTTCAGTTGGCTTTGGATACCGCCCAGATGAACCTGGATAATGCCATGCAAGCTATAGATACCGCCAGCACGGCGGTAACCAACGCCCAGCAGGACCTCGTCTTTGCCGAGCAGGATGCCGCCAACGCCCAGGATAACGTTGATGCCGCCAACAAAGCGGTAACGGACGCCCAGCAGAACCTGGCGGAAGCCAAAGCCGCCAGCCCGGATATCACTGCTCCTATTGACGGCTTCGTCACCAAGATAAATGCCGCCGGCGGCGACCAAGTACTCAGCGGCGCAGTCATTATTGAAGTGGCTGACCCGGACAAGTTCCAGGCGGACATTCTGGTCAGTGAAATGGACATCACCCAGGTAGCGGTAGGCGGTGATGCCACCGTTTCTTTGGACGCAATTTCTGGCATCACCATCCCGGCCAAAGTCACCCGGATTTCACCCACGGCCACCATTCAGTCCGGCGTGGTCAACTACTCGGTAACCGTTGAGCTGGAGTCCCTCACGGCATTGGCAGCGGCGGCGGATAATATAACTATTGGTAGCGGCACCCGGCCGTCATTCCCCGGCGCCAGCGATAACTTTACCGGGGGCAGCCCTGGTATGATCGGCAATACCGATAACGCAACTATCGGCAACTTCCCGAATTTCCCGGGAAGCGATAACGTTACCGTAAATAATAACTTCCAGAGCATGATTGCCGCGGCGGTGTCCAGCGTAGAGCTGCGGCAGGGCATGAGCGCTACGGTGAGCGTAATCGTGCAGCAGAGCGTCAACGTACTCATGGTTCCCTATTCAGCCATAACCACCGAAAACGGCAAGAGCTACGTGCAGGTAATCACGGACACCGGTGCTACTGAAAAACGTGAGATCCAGACCGGCGTGACCAACTACTCCTACACCGAGGTGACTTCAGGGCTTAGCGAAGGCGAGAAAATCAGCCTGGCCCAGACCGCCAGTTCAAGCTCAAGCAGTCAGAGCAACTCGACTTTCCGTCAGGGGCAAAGCTTCATCATACCGGGCGGCAACGGCGGCTCCTTCCCGCAGGGAGGGCAGTAATGATTCGCTTCGAGGATATAACTAAAGTCTATCCCATGGGTAAAAGGGATCTGACCGTCCTCAAGGGCGTTAACCTGAATATCAATAAGGGCGAGCTGGTAGCGGTCATGGGCCCTTCCGGCTCCGGCAAGTCCACCATGCTGAACCTGATGGGCTGCCTGGATAAACCTACCGCTGGCAAATACTACCTGGAGGACAAAGAAGTAAGCCGCTTTAGCGATGGGGAACTGGCGCAGCTGCGGGGACAAAAAATAGGCTTTATCTTCCAGACATTCAACCTGCTGTCCCGGCTGACCGCCCTGGCCAACGTGGAGCTCGGCATGACCTACGCCGGCGGCGTTGACCGTAAAAAAGCCTTGGAGGCGCTGGCCAAGGTAGGGCTGTCCGAAAGAATTAACCACCGCCCCATCGAGCTTTCTGGGGGCGAACAGCAACGG from Dehalococcoidales bacterium encodes the following:
- the ftsZ gene encoding cell division protein FtsZ, whose amino-acid sequence is MAKSSYISSGARIKVIGTGGGGCNAVSRMVREHLRGVEFIAMNTDEQALEITEAMQRVQLGGKATRGLGAGGDNLIGRKAAEESRDAIAEVVSGADMIFITAGMGGGTGTGSAPIIAEMAKKSGALTIAVVTKPFSFEGTHRNKTAEEGIKALMQNVDTLIIIPNDRLLDLCDQKTSVDGAFRLADEVLHHGVQSIAEVITVPGLINLDFADVRTIMKDAGPAWMSIGRGTGQNRAIDAAREALASPLLDVSVHGAKGVLFNIAGASLTLFEVNNAAEIIRQAVDPQANVIFGVMLDPNMGNDVRLTLVATGFQSREDMAGDVKEKELTRLLKGIGDDELDTPSFARQRTAYQPSRTSPGRRN
- a CDS encoding cold shock domain-containing protein gives rise to the protein MTTGTVMRLVGEHGYGFVSSNAGKDIFFHYSQLEGIKFGALKEGQNVSYKVGLGEKGLVAKDVKLCRSI
- a CDS encoding MFS transporter codes for the protein MRGFFRPVQKSIERGVRHTLRHHSTNNDNDRKSKNNLLRFHGDAASSAVEEAAINYQSPSIIAAGANAQSVSILATMVNLCLSLVCIKAPALIERLGQTKRGAVILSFLNLLVWVPLILAFLLSNMGITPVWLAMLWLVNVMPGILLSFQRDNWMSNIVPPQTLGRYLGQRLAIKSAFYLGAFCLLGFMLDAQGEKSLISFAFIFIIALVMSAFDFVIFTHMHEPVKKEPVKPAPEPPVIKFGLFSYIKELKEKKLNLFIGFTSLFYLTVGLTGPLYAVYMLEEKHFTYLSFTVIIATEYLARVVSAPFWGKYADKKGNIKVLGIVSRIIPAVPIAWLFCSNIGYLAAVQMISGICWGAFDLSTQSYLYKVAPPAKKLKYIVYTRCLILLSTAVGGLIGAYLVDGVFMIFGSRLLTIFMISGFFRAVVVMYLIPKLVDLAVSYGKPKSPPKVEMAVPGTPVTSRRGLFYQQQELAEEQVNSPVIEYNAVKLSADLEAMRQHNRLLEERLAKAQTAKEEILALSKNLRRSQRRTWVTEKLIQPNIIKQEAVMPAKSVLNTTRRNWAAAATPAKEKKVSDRPVVSKSSRRPWFGDSEIAAAYTARTAEPVLLMPKKDMGRTGAGNGLYHDNAGWTNYLRETMQSVMRENRDLKAVPDIKPAPIVSTVPARVCRPEKLPFQGKLPELVKVPVYLR
- a CDS encoding response regulator transcription factor; its protein translation is MKIIICDDQAIVRDGLEMLLKLERDIDVIGLASDGAEAVRLVAEKAPDLVLMDLKMPVMNGIEATGQIRTEYPAVKVLVLTTYDDDEWVLDAIRAGASGYLLKDTSREEVVKAIRGTVAGKTYVDPSVAGKVLRQASSHQNQPTTLITDILTERETEVLRLIARGLSNADIADKLYLSEGTVRNHVSAILAKLGVADRTRAAVLAIQHGL
- a CDS encoding sensor histidine kinase; this encodes MKRTTPSPDVIRLIRFTSFLWIGYLVILAILSKSFWSQQPRNLDYYLLLGYIAVFCLGLSYWRWAQETLQKAFLPLMIFIITVMPVIVNQLISRMSPLGPRFVLPEGQVLAILPFLFTGLLLVAWQYKWQYMLFVILGIMGLNFLSMWSSSDRGSPPFQGMMVITLIQAVVYLAVGFSISYLMSRIRRQQESLEAANLRLTHYAGTLEQLTTSRERNRLARELHDTLAHSLSGLSVQLETVKAYWDIDPPAARLLLDKSLTAAHAGLEETRRALKALRASPLDDLGLAMALKTMAEDAAARAKLALDLSITKSLPVLSPDLEQGIYRIAQEAVTNAVKHARATNLAVKLESIQGKTVLTVHDDGISFDINKSEKTAHFGITVMQERAQLMAAELKITGEPGNGTTVQLTI
- a CDS encoding HlyD family efflux transporter periplasmic adaptor subunit codes for the protein MKRKITIALILALLVIMVMTATLSGCGSSESTSTGQNQTYTVQRGNISEDITAAGNLALSTVEDLTFDLFYQKGTVASVNVAVGDTVTKGDVLASLDTSEWNDQIQALEDALTAAQRDVTTKQRALITAQRQVANAEQAITTAQNQVTAKQLALRQAQLNLETAQYNLAAIADIKDQQDIIDRDTNLLEFIETKLLESVSPSANPLDFQFWTNEKARVTAELAAAQKELRDILAGNSINVSTTVALQVVSLQLALDTAQMNLDNAMQAIDTASTAVTNAQQDLVFAEQDAANAQDNVDAANKAVTDAQQNLAEAKAASPDITAPIDGFVTKINAAGGDQVLSGAVIIEVADPDKFQADILVSEMDITQVAVGGDATVSLDAISGITIPAKVTRISPTATIQSGVVNYSVTVELESLTALAAAADNITIGSGTRPSFPGASDNFTGGSPGMIGNTDNATIGNFPNFPGSDNVTVNNNFQSMIAAAVSSVELRQGMSATVSVIVQQSVNVLMVPYSAITTENGKSYVQVITDTGATEKREIQTGVTNYSYTEVTSGLSEGEKISLAQTASSSSSSQSNSTFRQGQSFIIPGGNGGSFPQGGQ
- a CDS encoding ABC transporter ATP-binding protein, which encodes MIRFEDITKVYPMGKRDLTVLKGVNLNINKGELVAVMGPSGSGKSTMLNLMGCLDKPTAGKYYLEDKEVSRFSDGELAQLRGQKIGFIFQTFNLLSRLTALANVELGMTYAGGVDRKKALEALAKVGLSERINHRPIELSGGEQQRVAIARAIVKNPTLFLADEPTGQLDSRSGEEVISLLTSLHEEHGITLVLITHDAGIARHCQRIINIRDGQVTSEVKV